The window GTAGTGACCGTGTCTGAACGCTGCTTCCTTAAAGGGGCTCTCCTGAggttgaaaaatatggctgcttcCATTCAAGACCATGGACAGtgctggtattgcatctcagctgTATAGGAATGAATGGAGccgagttgcaataccacacattacccatggtcaggtgtggcgctgtttttggaagaaagcagccatatttcAGGAGAACCTCTTTAAGAGGCACTAGGgtttgtattaaagggaacctgtcaccagattttacttcCTGTAAGGTATGaaacgtcctttctagaattacctcttttatgtgaaatctcacccgtttgcTTATAAAAAAAGAATCTCCTGCCAAGTCATGTGACAAcgagcagagatgagtcaagtttcgaGGATGCAGGAGAGAGTCTCTTATCTTCAGTTGTATAGTTCATATAGTTCCTGGTGTCAAtgaagataagaatttcatctttctgACTGAATTAGACTtagggttctgtgagctacagaaacgGGAACAGAGGGgggtaaagacatagttggaaatatgATTGGCGGATAAatatctcacttttttttttttttaactccctgTATttccggttctgtagatcacagaattaCAGGCCTGATtcaatctaaaagatgagatgctccacttccagcctctaaaagtgacgcATCTCTGCTCATTCAAATATGAGTTTCGcaggtaaaaaggtaaaaaagttgCTGCTTTTATTTTTGTTGCTGAATTTATTGGGGGGTAAAGTCTGGTGAGATTTCCTTCAAGGTGGGACCTTGTGGTGTGCGGTAACTAGTGTAATCACAAAAATGGCTGGACAATCCAATTAACATGTAATCCTAGAGCAGAACTACAAAAACAGGCTCGTTAGTAATGATCCATAGGGGTGTAACACGTCACTTTACCACTAGGAGgcagtagatacatatattacAAGTGTAAATCTTCTGCAAGTAACCTGTTCCTCTCCAGGTTCTAAAGAGAGcaatgctgggggtagtagtagtagtagtagtcccTCAGGATCGGCAGTCAAATGTTGCAGATGTGTGACATGGATATAAGACCGGCCATAGCTCAGTGGGACATGGATATTACTTATAACCCCATATAGGTGTAGCCTATAGGGGACATATAGCCACTaggttgtaataataataataataattctttatttacacagattacgcagcgctgcacaaagcatgacaaatcagtccctgtccccatggggctcacaatctaacagtatgttttggagtgtgggaggaaaccggaggaccctgagAGAACATATAAGAGAACATAATACAGCACTAATAGACTATTATGTGTCATTATTGTACCCTAATAATGCTTCAGATTTTGTATTAACCTTACAATCCAGATCCAGaacctatgggggagatttatcataggcctcttagagcagagctgttcgagttgcccatggcaaccaatcagagctcagctttcatttccccacagctgtttataaaatgaaagctgaactctgattggtttccatgggcaactagaacagttttacctctgataatctccccctatatattaTGATTGAATGTTATATGATTCTATATTACAGAAcatatgtatcaggcggatggtatatattacagtatatatgtatcaggcggatggtatatattacagtatatatgtatcaggcggatggtatatattacagtatatatgtatcaggcggatggtatatattacagtatatatgtatcaggcggatggtatatattacagtatatacgtatcaggcggatggtatatattgcagtatatatgtatcaggcggatggtatatattacagtatatatgtatcaggcggatggtatatattacagtatatatgtatcaggcggatggtatatattacagtatatatgtatcaggcggatggtatatattacagtatatatgtatcaggcggatggtatatattgcagtatatatgtatcaggcggatggtatatattacagtatatatgtatcaggcagattgtatatattacagtatatatgtatcaggcggatggtatatattacagtatatatgtatcaggcggatggtatatattacagaacatatgtatcaggcggatggtatatattacagtatatatgtatcaggcggatggtatatattacagtatatacgtatcaggcggatggtatatattacagtatatacgtatcaggcggatggtatatattacagtatatatgtgtcaggcggatggtatatattacagtatatatgtatcaggcggatggtatatattacagtatatatgtatcaggcggatggtatatattacagtatatatgtatcaggcggatggtatatattacagaacatatgtatcaggcggatggtatatattacagtatatatgtatcaggcggatggtatatattacagaacatatgtatcaggcggatggtatatattacagtatatatgtatcaggcggatggtatatattacagtatatatgtatcaggcggatggtatatattacagaacatatgtatcaggcggatggtatatattacagtatatatgtatcaggcggatggtatatattacagtatatacgtatcaggcggatggtatatattacagtatatacgtatcaggcggatggtatatattacagtataaacgtatcaggcggatggtatatattacagtatatacgtatcaggcggatggtatatattacagtatatatgtatcaggcggatggtatatattacagaacATATGTATCAGGcagatggtatatattacagtatatatgtatcaggcggatggtatatattgcagtatatatgtatcaggcggatggtatatattacagtatatatgtatcaggcagattgtatatattacagtatatatgtatcaggcggatggtatatattacagtatatatgtatcaggcggatggtatatattacagaacatatgtatcaggcggatggtatatattacagtatatatgtatcaggcggatggtatatattacagtatatacgtatcaggcggatggtatatattacagtatatacgtatcaggcggatggtatatattacagtatatatgtatcaggcggatggtatatattacagaacatatgtatcaggcggatggtatatattacagtatatatgtatcaggcggatggtatatattacagaacatatgtatcaggcggatggtatatattacagtatatatgtatcaggcggatggtatatattacagtatatatgtatcaggcggatggtatatattacagaacatatgtatcaggcggatggtatatattacagtatatatgtatcaggcggatggtatatattacagtatatacgtatcaggcggatggtatatattacagtatatacgtatcaggcggatggtatatattacagtatatatgtatcaggcggatggtatatattacagaacATATGTATCAGGcagatggtatatattacagtatatatgtatcaggcggatggtatatattacagtatatacgtatcaggcggatggtatatattgcagtatatatgtatcaggcggatggtatatattacagtatatatgtatcaggcggatggtatatattacagtatatatgtatcaggcagattgtatatattacagtatatatgtatcaggcagatggtatatattacagtatatatgtatcaggcggatggtatatattacagtatatatgtatcaggcggatggtatatattacagtatatatgtatcaagcagatggtatatattacagtatatatgtatcaggcggatggtatatattacagtatatatgtatcaggcggatggtatatattacagtatatacgtatcaggcggatggtatatattgcagtatatatgtatcaggcggatggtatatattacagtatatatgtatcaggcggatggtatatattacagtatatatgtattaggcggatggtatatattacagtatatatgtatcaggcggatggtatatattacagtatatatgtatcaggcggatggtatatattacagtatatatgtatcaggcggatggtatatattacagtatatacgtatcaggcggatggtatatattgcagtatatacgtatcaggcggatggtatatattacagtatatatgtatcaggcggatggtatatattacagtgtatatgtatcaggcggatggtatatattacagtatatatgtatcaggcggatggtatatattacagtatatacgtatcaggcggatggtatatattacagtatatacgtatcaggcggattgtatatattacagtatatatgtatcaggcggatggtatatattacagtatatatgtatcaggcggatggtatatattacagtatatatgtatcaggcggatggtatatattagagtatatacgtatcaggcggatggtatatattacagtatatatgtatcaggcggatggtatatattacagtatatatgtatcaggcggatggtatatattacagtatatatgtatcaggcggatggtatatattacagaacatatgtatcaggcggattgtatatattacagtatatatgtatcaggcggatggtatatattacagtatatatgtatcaggcggatggtatatattacagtatatatgtatcaggcggatggtatatattacagtatatacgtatcaggcggatggtatatattagagtatatacgtatcaggcggatggtatatattacagtatatatgtatcaggcggatggtatatattagagtatatatgtatcaggcggatggtatatattacagtatatatgtatcaggcggatggtatatattacagtatatatgtatcaggcagattgtatatattacagtatatatgtatcaggcggatggtatatattacagtatatatgtatcaggcagattgtatatattacagtatatatgtatcaggcggatggtatatattacagtatatatgtatcaggcggatggtatatattacagtatatacgtatcaggcggatggtatatattacagtatatacgtatcaggcggatggtgtatattacagtatatacgtatcaggcggatggtatatattacagtatatacgtatcaggcggatggtatatattacagtatatacgtatcaggcggatggtatatatttcagtatatacgtatcaggcggatggtatatatttcagtatatacgtatcaggcggatggtatatattacagtatatacgtatcaggcggatggtatatatttcagtatatacgtatcaggcggatggtatatatttcagtatatatgtatcaggcggatggcggatggtatatattgcagtatatatgtatcaggcggatggtatatattacagtatatatgtatcaggcggatggtatatattacagtatatatgtatcaggcggatggtatatattacagtatatacgtatcaggcggatggtatatattacagtatatacgtatcaggcggatggtatatattacagtatatacgtatcaggcggatggtatatattacagtatatacgtatcaggcggatggtatatattacagtatatatgtatcaggcggatggtacaCCCCGTCACCATAAAGCACTATCAGCCCCATAATCCCCTAATCTAAACAGTAACAGGGAGCCGCCATCTCTGGGTGTTTGATGTAGGGTGAAGTGTTTGGAGAAGGACGCGCTGGGTGGGCTCCGCTCCCCGGGATACACAGCTGCTGGATCTGTGCTGGGGACAGATGCCGGGACGTCACTATTCACACCTAAGAGACGAGGCTGATGGCTCCTCCACATGGGGGGGGCTCTGCTAATTTTTGTAATCATTTTATCTTACAATGTGATTTATGAAGTAAGAAACCCAAATGGGGCAGATATTGGGGGGTGTCCGCTGGGATTCCCTGCTACAGGTCTGGGTTAGGAGTTCTGACTATATGTAGCTGGAGCCTAAAGGGTTTAGCTGAGGGGACATGACGACCAAAGGCCCGCAGTGACGTGATGGATGGAGAGGGTATCAGCAAGTAAATAGTTAATATTCAGAATGTATATGGAAGCCGAAGCATCATCATATAGTGTGACATCATCATATAGTGTGACATCATCATTTACAGTGTGATATAATCATATACAATTTAACATCATAATACAGAGTCTGACGTAatcatatatagcatagtaccgtCATATATACGGCATGATGTCATCATATACAGTTTGACATCATCATATACGGCATGACATCATTATTTACAGTATGACACCATATCCAGCGTATAGAGCgtgacatcattatatacagtgtcacgTGATACGCAGTTTGACCTCATATGacatcatatacagtaacatcataatatacagtgtgacatcatatataaCATGACATAAACATATACAGCATAGTATCATCATATATggcatgacatcatcatatacaGTGTGACATCATTATTTACATTGTGGCATCAACATTTATAAGGTGAAGTCAAAATATACAATGTGACATCATTAAATACGGTATGACATCATATTCAGTGTATAGAGCGTGACCtcactatatacaatgtaacatgataCAGTTTGACCTCATAATACACAGTGTGACATCATCATTCACAGCATGGCAGCATCATATACTGCTTGACTTAATCCTAcataatgtgatgtcataatatacCACatgacagcatcatacacagtgtGACATCATCATATACTGCTTGACTTAATCCTAcataatgtgatgtcataatatacCACatgacagcatcatacacagtgtGACATCATCATATACTGCTTGACTTAATCCTAtataatgtgatgtcataatatacCACatgacagcatcatacacagtgtGACATCATCATACACGGCAGTATGTGATCTCAATGCCAGTGAGGCGCTGGGTAAAGCTTCTCCTGTGATGTTGGCTTATATCGAGGGCTGACGCTGGTAATCGTGAACGCCATGACATCATCGGCAGAGCCCCGGGGCCACACAACTATTAAGTAGATCAGTCAGACAAGTGTGGGCTCTTCCCTCGCTGCCAGTCTGCGGTCTATTCCGTAACATCACTAATAATTCACTTTATGGTTTGATCCCGGATCCTATAAGACTGATCCGAAATGCGGCGGCGGCTGGAGACTCTGAAGACATTACACGACGTCTTAGCTCTCCCTGTGTGGGTCTGTAAGGAGGATTATAGCATTAGGTAGGTACATTACAGGCTAAGCCGGGGAGATCCTCTCAGCCCCGGGGAGCCGAGGGTTAAAATGAAGACTTCTTAGAAAAGTCCATTGTACAGGAATCTCAACTTCAATTCTTCAGGGCGGAGATTTCCAGAAGGAGAAACGTTAACTCCTTCATTTCCCCCTGGATAAGAGGGAGAAGGGACTCAGGGAGTGTTAGGGAACTTTTCTTCTTTCCCAATTCTATGCAAAACTCTTTGGTGaagagctcccccccccccccaagcagaGCCCTTCCTCCTCCCAACCCTTCCACCTCCCCCACCACATCAATCCCTTCTCCCTCCCCATTGATTATCCCAGACTGTCTCCTCCCTCTCCTGATCCCAGCCCTCCGCCTGCAGAGTTCCCAAGAGCGGGGGGGTGTCTCGCACAAAGAGGGAGGGGAAAACCATTTTAAAAAGTCATTTCTCCTTTTCCTGAAACAGTTTACCTGTAGGAACCTGACAAGGTGGACCTTCCGCGCCCGCAGGATAATGCCCCCCCAAGAGATGTCCATGGAATACAGGTCCCACTTTGCACCCCCTGTGCCACCGCACAAGCCTAAACCTCTACCAACCACCGGAGGTCAAGAGAGGATCCTCAAATGTGTCCTACTAGGAGATGGGGCCGTAGGGAAGACCAGCCTTCTGGTCAGCTACACCACCAATGGCTACCCAACCCGCTACATTCCCACCGCCTTCGATGACTTCTCAGGTAGGGGCACGGCGACAAATCCTATAGCAAAAACCAATGTCAGACTAAATCCGGAGAAAACCTCCACCTATTTTTCGgtcattttttttgcaatgtttctTCTTGCACTACACCGAGAAGGTCGTCTCTCTTATGTTGTATTCCTCGCACGTCTGTTTGCACAGGGTTTCCAGGGCGTTTGTGAAAGGGATCCGATATTTGTATATAATAGGGGATTGTTGTTTCTCCCCTATTATTCCATTTAGGAATGTACCTTAAAGCTGTTGTGTTCCGGGCCAGATCTTATATAACTCGGGATAACGTCaccttttatgtttttattagctCCGTGGTTTTATAACGTCTTCTCGCTCTGCGGCATCTGGCGTTACGATAATAGGGTCATGTTCTGCCCGGTCCCACcttactggatatatatatataggattgtGCGCAAATGGTTAATTCTGGGTGATATTTTTCTTACAGCTCTGGTGCAAGTGGAGAACACGCCTGTCAAGCTGCAGCTCTGTGACACCGCAGGGCAGGTAAGTGCTCAGCTGGATTGTATTTCAGGCTTGGTGTTGCATGATCCTCTCCGGTGCGTTACTATATATCCCTGAAGGCAGGTAGAGACGCCGTATCGTATATCTGTGACACCCTACAGATTCCATGTCCTCCAACTTCTACCTTCTGGAGCACCTTGTGATGGGAGGGACAGAGAACCTACCCCCACCCTGGGCTATGCCACCAGTCCATGACCATTAGGGTTATTCCCCTTTCACCTAGGATCCTATATAACCCTACATTAGTTGTGCCCCCGACAGTTCCACCTCCACCAGTTTTGTTGTTCTTCTTCTGGATACACAACCCTAACCCCACGTTCCTTCTTTCTCCAGGATGAATTTGACAAGTTGCGTCACTTCTGCTACCCGAAAACGGACGTGGTCATCCTGTGCTTCAGCGTGGTGAGCCCGTCGTCTTTTCAGAACATATCGGAGAAATGGATTTCGGAGATACAAACCCACTGCCCCAACGTGCCGCTCATCCTGGTGGGCACGCAATGCGACCTCCGCGAGGATGTCAAAGTCCTCATCCAGTTGGCGCGGTATCGGGAGAAACCTGTGCCGCCTTCCTCCGCCAAGGCCCTCGCTGAAAAAATCGGAGCCGTCGCCTACGTCGAATGTTCCGCTCTTACTCAAAAGAACCTGAAAGAAGTGTTCGATACCGCCATCCTGTCCGGCCTCCGATACTCCGACCTTCGGAACCAGAGGGAGAGGAAGATGGCTGCCACCGCCAGCAAGATGAAGACTCTCTCCAAGGCGTGGTGGAAGAAGTACGTGTGCGTCTAAGACTCTTTCTCACTGTAACCTTAGGACCAACAAGCCAAGTGCCTTATCCAAAGAGCTTGCACTCGGAGCGGGAGCGCGACTCCTTGCTGTGAAAAGTGACTGTGAAAGTTCATGGTTCCGGACTATCGTGCCCAAATTCCGGGAGCACGCAGAGTTCAAAGACTTGTACCAGGGAGGGGGGTCCGGTATGGACTGAATCAGCAGAGCCCCTTCCCTCCCCCTGGAGACGTAGAACTAACCTACATAACGATATTCTGACACCTCTTCTTAAAGGGATACATCCCATTTGCACCCATGTTTACACTGGATAAGGGATCCAGGTGGGAATGTGTCAGAATGAATCCTGGTGAGCTGGTGCCTATAGAGCATGAAGATGATGATTGCTTTGATTCGCTGCCTCGCCCTGGCGGCTGGACGCCCTGAATGTAAAGCTTCTGTTGTAGGAAGCGTGTGACATATGGACATTGTAATACTGTGTATTAGCCTGGACGTCCGGGTCTGCGAGGGAGACGGGACCTGGGATCAAACGGGTTTTGTGTAACTCCAGGCGCCTCCAGCTGCTCCCAACTACAGGACCccatgctgagacttgtagtccgGGGAACATCTGGGGGGCTGCTAGTTACTAACCCCCAGCGCCTGTCACTCCCAGCGCCCGTCACTCCCAGCTCGCCTCCTATCAGTCTCAGTGATGACGCTTTACAAgcattttgtttgtttgtttggacGCAAAATTCTCTTTTCATGCGATTTCTGTTTGCAaataaaatcaccttttatcatGTAAAGTGTCCGCTCTTTCCTTACTGTCCTGGAGGATGCGGGAAGGGCCCGACTGGTACAAGGGTCACCGAGTGAAAAGTGGCTGATAGCAGAGAACAATAGATGGCTTCCATCAGCAGAGATGGGATTGAGTCAAAGAAGTTATCCAAGACTTATTGCAGAGGAAAGTTCTATCTAATAAAAACTATTACTATTATTGGGGTGAAATAACTCCGCCCCTGCCCTGAgcagcgccccctgtggtcaCATCACACAGGACAGTATAGTCTCTGTTATCAGAGGGCCACATACCTCCCCGAGGCTTGTACATACGATGTCTCCCTCCTCTCCCCACATTATGccagtccagtatatatatattacccaaCTCCATCCCACCTGATCCCTACTACCATAGCCGAGGCTCTGCCACACAGCATCAGCAGGGGATCAGCAGTGATGCAAGGAGCCAGcggctccctgcttcaccattgCATTCAACTCTATTTGCGTCCTGAAAAAGTACCTGGGAGaacgggtatatatatatatacagcgtgTATCGTAGTATAGCTGTGCATGTATAATGTAGTGGAGCTGTATATGTCCTGGGCCGCACATGATGTAGCAGTGTcagttctgtgtatgatgtagtggAGCTGTATATGTCCTGGGCCACATATGATGTAGCAGTGTCAGTACtgcgtatatatacacacagtgtataatgtagtgGAGCTGTATGTGTCCTAGGCCGCACATGATGTAGCAGTGTCAGTTCTGTGTATAATGTAGTGGAGCTGTATGTGTCCTAGGTTGCACATGATGTAGCAGTGTCAGTTCTgcgtatacatacacacagtgtaTAACGTAGTAGAGCTGTATGTGTTCTGGGCCGCACATGATGTAGCAGTGTcagttctgtgtatgatgtagtggagctgtatgtgttctgggccgcacatgatgtagcagagtcagttctgtgtatgatgtagtggAGCTGTATGTGTCCTGGGCCGCACACGATGTAGCAGTGTcagttctgtgtatgatgtagtggAGCTGTATGTGTCCTGGGCCGCACATGATGTAGCAGTGTCAGTTCTGTGTATAATGTAGTGGAGCTGTATGTGTCCTGGGCCGCACACGATGTAGCAGTGTcagtt is drawn from Engystomops pustulosus chromosome 9, aEngPut4.maternal, whole genome shotgun sequence and contains these coding sequences:
- the LOC140076649 gene encoding rho-related GTP-binding protein RhoU-like: MPPQEMSMEYRSHFAPPVPPHKPKPLPTTGGQERILKCVLLGDGAVGKTSLLVSYTTNGYPTRYIPTAFDDFSALVQVENTPVKLQLCDTAGQDEFDKLRHFCYPKTDVVILCFSVVSPSSFQNISEKWISEIQTHCPNVPLILVGTQCDLREDVKVLIQLARYREKPVPPSSAKALAEKIGAVAYVECSALTQKNLKEVFDTAILSGLRYSDLRNQRERKMAATASKMKTLSKAWWKKYVCV